One Deefgea tanakiae genomic region harbors:
- a CDS encoding type 4a pilus biogenesis protein PilO yields the protein MTMDDLRNLDPKDAGNWPAQVQISSFVLVLVLVIAGGYFYLWSSQMEELTAAKATEEQLKIDYLDKKKRAINLAEYKQQLLEIQQSFGALLKQLPNRSEMETLLTEINQAGVGRGLLFELFKPGVEVKTAEFVEGPIAIKVTGSYHDLAAFVSDIAQLSRIVILTDVKLIGAKDQLLTMEATIKTYRALDEAEIQAIQQAEAEARKKKK from the coding sequence ATGACAATGGATGACTTAAGGAACTTAGACCCAAAAGATGCTGGGAATTGGCCTGCACAGGTTCAGATTTCATCTTTTGTTTTGGTTTTGGTTTTAGTGATTGCAGGTGGATACTTCTATTTGTGGAGTTCACAAATGGAAGAGTTGACAGCTGCAAAAGCAACTGAAGAACAGTTAAAAATTGACTATCTTGATAAAAAGAAACGGGCCATTAATTTGGCAGAGTACAAACAGCAGTTGTTAGAAATCCAGCAGTCATTTGGTGCCTTGCTAAAACAATTACCTAATCGCTCTGAGATGGAGACGCTGCTGACCGAGATTAATCAGGCCGGTGTTGGTCGTGGTTTATTGTTTGAGTTATTTAAGCCTGGTGTTGAGGTTAAGACTGCGGAGTTTGTTGAGGGCCCTATTGCCATCAAAGTCACCGGCTCTTACCATGACTTAGCTGCCTTTGTAAGTGACATTGCTCAGTTGTCTCGGATTGTTATATTGACTGATGTAAAGCTAATAGGCGCTAAGGATCAGCTATTAACAATGGAAGCAACCATCAAAACATATCGTGCATTAGATGAAGCAGAGATACAGGCAATTCAGCAAGCTGAAGCTGAAGCTCGTAAGAAGAAAAAATAA
- a CDS encoding PilN domain-containing protein translates to MIRINLLPHREQKRIARQRRYVSMLIVSFLAAAGVVLAGYMVLSAKIDTQADRNQFLTEENAKLDREIAEIDKLKAEKQALLDRKKIVERLQSNRTETVHLLDQLTRQVPEGVYLKDVKQTNDQLVLIGYAQSNARVSTLMRNLNDSPTFEQPLLIEAKSATVGNQRLSEFTLNVKLTRVDEATEATASAVKRGQS, encoded by the coding sequence ATGATTAGAATTAACTTACTTCCGCATCGTGAGCAAAAAAGAATTGCAAGGCAACGTCGCTATGTCTCGATGTTGATCGTATCTTTTCTTGCCGCCGCCGGTGTCGTTTTGGCTGGGTACATGGTACTTTCAGCAAAAATTGATACTCAGGCTGACAGAAATCAGTTTTTAACTGAGGAAAATGCCAAGTTAGATCGTGAGATCGCCGAAATTGACAAGCTAAAGGCTGAAAAACAAGCGTTACTTGATCGTAAAAAAATTGTTGAGCGTTTACAGTCAAATCGAACAGAAACGGTTCATTTACTTGATCAATTAACTCGGCAGGTCCCTGAGGGCGTTTATTTGAAAGATGTTAAACAAACTAACGATCAGTTAGTACTGATTGGCTATGCTCAATCTAACGCTCGTGTGTCTACCTTAATGCGAAATTTGAATGATTCTCCTACATTTGAGCAACCGCTGTTGATTGAAGCTAAATCAGCAACAGTAGGGAATCAGCGTCTATCTGAGTTCACTTTAAATGTGAAATTGACTCGTGTAGATGAGGCAACAGAAGCAACTGCAAGCGCAGTTAAACGGGGTCAATCATGA
- a CDS encoding pilus assembly protein PilM, translating into MNLDFLKPKAPPLIGVDISSSAVKMVELSQAGRNFSLERYVIEPLPKDAVTDNNIVNSEAVALAIRNAWRRMGTKVKNVAAALPASAVITKKILVPAGMSERELESQVETEANQYIPFSLDEVNLDFQVLGFAINNPEEEDVLIAAAKKDKVDERVAAIEEAGLKAVVLDVESYATQAAFELMRPQLPNGGENQIVAVVDIGSTAMHMNIFKDGQSIYSRDQGYAGNQLTQEIQRKFNMSAEEAEQAKRQGGLPDNYEPDVLQPFMDTMALEISRSLQFFYTSSNYNSVDHILLAGGCSVIHGLDEAVSSRTQVASTMRANPFFSMSTGKVKGKQIQLDAPSLLIACGLAMRRFDPV; encoded by the coding sequence TTGAACCTCGATTTTCTAAAACCGAAAGCCCCACCACTAATCGGTGTGGACATCAGCTCGTCGGCCGTGAAAATGGTGGAGCTGAGCCAAGCAGGGCGCAATTTTAGCCTTGAACGATACGTAATTGAGCCACTCCCTAAAGATGCGGTCACCGATAATAATATCGTAAATTCCGAAGCCGTAGCTCTTGCCATACGAAATGCGTGGCGACGCATGGGGACGAAGGTAAAAAATGTTGCAGCTGCTCTGCCAGCATCCGCTGTGATTACCAAAAAAATTCTTGTGCCAGCTGGAATGAGCGAGCGAGAGCTGGAAAGTCAAGTTGAAACTGAGGCAAATCAATACATTCCTTTTTCCTTAGATGAAGTCAATTTAGATTTTCAAGTTTTAGGATTTGCAATTAACAATCCTGAAGAAGAAGATGTGCTTATTGCTGCTGCAAAAAAAGATAAAGTTGACGAGCGAGTTGCTGCAATTGAAGAGGCAGGCCTGAAAGCTGTCGTATTGGATGTTGAGTCTTATGCAACTCAAGCGGCTTTTGAACTAATGCGTCCACAACTTCCTAACGGGGGTGAAAATCAAATTGTTGCGGTGGTAGACATTGGTTCAACAGCAATGCATATGAATATTTTTAAAGATGGACAGTCAATTTACAGCCGAGATCAAGGTTATGCTGGGAATCAATTGACCCAAGAAATACAAAGAAAATTTAATATGTCAGCCGAAGAGGCTGAACAAGCAAAACGCCAAGGCGGCTTGCCTGACAATTACGAACCAGATGTTTTGCAGCCATTTATGGACACAATGGCTCTGGAAATATCTCGTTCCTTGCAATTTTTCTATACATCAAGTAATTACAATTCAGTGGATCACATTTTGCTCGCTGGCGGTTGCAGTGTCATTCATGGTTTGGATGAGGCAGTGTCGAGTCGTACTCAAGTAGCGAGTACGATGAGAGCAAATCCTTTTTTTAGCATGTCCACTGGGAAAGTTAAAGGTAAGCAAATTCAATTAGATGCACCTTCACTGTTAATTGCATGTGGATTGGCTATGCGGAGGTTTGACCCAGTATGA
- a CDS encoding penicillin-binding protein 1A, protein MAKKLFFTVLIAILGLAFMAVSIAALAIIVTYPKLPSLNALTDYKPKIPLRIFSEDNVLIGEFGEEKRAFTPINQVPPLMIKALLAAEDERFYQHGGIDYIGVLRAIGGNLISGRSQSGASTITMQVAKNFYLSNEKTYSRKFNEALLSFKIEHNLSKDQILELYLNQIYLGQRAYGFSSAAQIYFGKELKDLSIAEYAMLAGLPKAPSAYNPIVNPKRATLRQKYVLRRMTELSFINEAEYKAALEANLTYKRSNQQYPIHAEYVAEMVRQMMVKKYQDATYTQGFKVYTTINSQAQQDAYTALRSGILNYDSRHGYNGPEGFIDAALLNAQQEEPLDEALSNIKEADDLRPAIVLSSNTNLVTAYLHGGEKINIQGDGLRFARGSLSEKNPPAIRIRPGAIIRVIATEKGWVISQVPKVEGAIVAMDPNNGAIRALVGGFDFNNSNFNHVTQAWRQPGSTFKPFVYSAGLERGITPATMINDAPLVIEMNGQRWEPKNYDGSFSGMTSVRRALTFSKNLVSVRILQAIGADYAQKHITRFGFDTKQHPAYLTMALGAGSVTPLQMAEGYSVFANTGYRVRSYYVDRIEDSRGKVVAKTQPEIAGKNAPRTLDARNAFIMTSMMGDVIRMGTATKAKALGRNDLAGKTGTTNDAFDAWFAGFHPNLVAVTWIGFDQPKSLGARETGGAAALPIWVNFMNKALNNMPESPWEVPEGVIAKTTETERGPITEYFYQEFQSTNPQLGLSGGGDSDAAPIEEIKEQLF, encoded by the coding sequence ATGGCAAAAAAACTATTTTTTACGGTACTCATTGCAATACTCGGCTTGGCTTTTATGGCTGTAAGCATCGCCGCGCTCGCGATTATAGTGACCTACCCCAAACTACCATCATTAAACGCGCTGACTGACTACAAACCCAAAATACCGCTACGTATTTTCAGCGAAGATAACGTACTAATTGGCGAGTTTGGCGAGGAAAAGCGCGCGTTCACGCCAATTAACCAAGTCCCTCCACTCATGATTAAAGCCCTGCTTGCGGCTGAAGATGAGCGTTTTTACCAGCATGGTGGCATTGACTATATTGGCGTACTTCGTGCGATTGGCGGCAATTTAATTTCTGGTCGCTCACAATCAGGAGCAAGTACAATCACGATGCAAGTGGCCAAAAATTTCTATCTTTCAAATGAAAAAACCTACAGTCGAAAATTTAACGAAGCCCTTTTGTCGTTTAAAATTGAACACAATTTATCGAAAGATCAAATTCTAGAACTGTATCTGAACCAAATTTATCTGGGCCAACGCGCGTACGGTTTCTCTTCCGCAGCCCAAATTTACTTCGGAAAAGAACTTAAAGATCTAAGTATTGCTGAGTATGCAATGCTGGCTGGCCTTCCCAAAGCACCTTCAGCCTACAACCCTATTGTGAATCCTAAACGGGCCACATTGAGGCAAAAGTATGTTTTGCGCAGGATGACTGAATTAAGTTTTATTAACGAAGCAGAATATAAGGCGGCTTTAGAAGCAAATCTAACCTACAAACGTAGTAATCAACAGTACCCTATTCATGCCGAATACGTAGCAGAAATGGTTCGGCAAATGATGGTTAAGAAGTATCAAGACGCCACATATACTCAAGGCTTCAAGGTCTATACCACAATTAACAGTCAGGCTCAGCAAGATGCCTATACCGCACTAAGATCTGGCATCCTTAATTACGACAGCCGCCATGGTTACAATGGACCAGAAGGCTTTATTGATGCAGCCTTACTCAATGCGCAACAAGAAGAACCGCTCGATGAAGCACTCAGCAATATAAAAGAAGCAGATGATCTTAGGCCTGCGATTGTATTAAGTAGCAATACCAACCTTGTCACTGCTTATTTGCACGGGGGAGAAAAGATCAATATTCAAGGTGACGGTCTACGTTTTGCAAGAGGCTCATTATCTGAAAAAAATCCACCGGCAATTCGAATCAGGCCAGGAGCAATTATTCGCGTGATTGCCACTGAAAAAGGATGGGTTATCTCCCAAGTCCCTAAGGTAGAGGGCGCAATAGTCGCCATGGATCCAAATAACGGCGCAATTCGTGCCCTTGTTGGGGGCTTTGACTTCAACAATAGTAACTTTAACCATGTCACCCAAGCGTGGCGTCAACCCGGCTCTACATTTAAACCATTCGTATACTCTGCAGGCCTAGAGCGCGGCATCACACCCGCTACTATGATTAATGATGCGCCACTAGTCATTGAGATGAATGGGCAGCGCTGGGAGCCAAAAAATTACGACGGCAGTTTTTCTGGAATGACGTCTGTGCGACGAGCACTTACTTTTTCAAAAAACTTAGTTTCTGTTCGAATTCTCCAAGCCATTGGCGCTGATTACGCACAAAAACACATCACTCGATTTGGTTTTGATACAAAACAACACCCTGCCTACCTAACCATGGCGCTCGGTGCGGGGAGTGTAACGCCATTACAAATGGCTGAGGGCTATTCAGTATTTGCAAACACGGGTTATCGTGTACGTTCGTATTACGTAGATCGTATCGAAGATTCTCGCGGCAAGGTAGTTGCAAAAACACAGCCAGAAATTGCAGGCAAAAATGCGCCTAGAACGCTTGATGCAAGAAATGCTTTTATTATGACATCCATGATGGGCGATGTTATTCGTATGGGTACTGCGACAAAAGCAAAAGCATTAGGAAGAAATGATTTAGCAGGTAAAACAGGCACAACTAACGATGCATTTGATGCTTGGTTTGCAGGCTTCCATCCCAATTTGGTTGCTGTTACTTGGATTGGATTCGATCAGCCAAAAAGTTTAGGTGCAAGGGAAACTGGTGGCGCTGCAGCACTTCCGATTTGGGTCAACTTTATGAACAAGGCACTCAATAATATGCCAGAATCACCTTGGGAAGTTCCTGAAGGTGTTATCGCGAAAACAACCGAAACTGAGCGCG